From a single Brassica rapa cultivar Chiifu-401-42 chromosome A01, CAAS_Brap_v3.01, whole genome shotgun sequence genomic region:
- the LOC103845632 gene encoding transcription factor TGA6 isoform X2, with the protein MLAVASDSSGSKDKLDQKTLRRLAQNREAARKSRLRKKAYVQQLENSRLKLTQLEQELQRARQQGVFISSSGDQAHSTGGNGALAFDAEHSRWLEEKNRQMNELRSALNAHAGDAELLIIVDGVMTHYEELFRIKSNAAKNDVFHLLSGMWKTPAERCFLWLGGFRSSELLKLLANQLEPMTERQVMGLNSLQQTSQQAEDALSQGMESLQQSLADTLSSGTLGSSSSDNVASYMGQMAMAMGQLGTLEGFIRQADNLRLQTLQQMIRVLTTRQSARALLAIHDYTSRLRALSSLWLARPRE; encoded by the exons ATGCTTGCGGTTGCTTCTGATTCCAGTGGATCAAAGGATAAGTTAGATCAGAAG ACTCTGCGTAGGCTTGCTCAAAATCGAGAGGCAGCAAGGAAAAGCAGACTGAGGAAGAAG GCTTATGTTCAGCAGCTGGAGAACAGCCGGTTGAAGCTGACTCAACTTGAACAGGAGCTGCAACGAGCAAGGCAACAG GGGGTTTTCATCTCAAGCTCAGGAGACCAAGCCCATTCTACTGGTGGAAATG GGGCTTTGGCATTTGACGCCGAACATTCAAGATGGCTTGAAGAAAAGAACAGGCAAATGAACGAGCTGAGATCTGCTCTGAACGCTCACGCAGGCGATGCTGAGCTCCTGATAATTGTGGACGGAGTGATGACTCACTACGAGGAGCTTTTCAGGATCAAGAGCAACGCAGCCAAGAATGATGTCTTCCACTTACTCTCCGGAATGTGGAAAACACCAGCCGAGAGATGTTTCTTGTGGCTTGGCGGGTTTCGTTCATCCGAACTTCTCAAG CTTCTTGCGAATCAGCTGGAGCCAATGACGGAGCGACAGGTAATGGGCTTAAATAGCTTGCAGCAGACGTCTCAGCAGGCTGAGGATGCGTTGTCTCAAGGGATGGAGAGTTTACAGCAGTCGTTAGCTGATACTTTATCTAGTGGAACTCTTGGTTCAAGTTCATCTGATAATGTTGCGAGCTATATGGGTCAGATGGCAATGGCGATGGGGCAGTTAGGTACATTGGAAGGATTCATCCGACAGGCTGATAACTTGAGGCTGCAAACACTGCAACAGATGATTAGAGTGTTGACAACGCGCCAGTCAGCTCGTGCTCTTCTTGCTATACATGATTATACGTCTCGACTACGTGCTCTTAGCTCCTTGTGGCTTGCCCGGCCAAGAGAGTGA
- the LOC103845632 gene encoding transcription factor TGA6 isoform X1 produces MSQLMADTSSRTDVSTDGDTDPRDLGSDRGQTMLAVASDSSGSKDKLDQKTLRRLAQNREAARKSRLRKKAYVQQLENSRLKLTQLEQELQRARQQGVFISSSGDQAHSTGGNGALAFDAEHSRWLEEKNRQMNELRSALNAHAGDAELLIIVDGVMTHYEELFRIKSNAAKNDVFHLLSGMWKTPAERCFLWLGGFRSSELLKLLANQLEPMTERQVMGLNSLQQTSQQAEDALSQGMESLQQSLADTLSSGTLGSSSSDNVASYMGQMAMAMGQLGTLEGFIRQADNLRLQTLQQMIRVLTTRQSARALLAIHDYTSRLRALSSLWLARPRE; encoded by the exons ATGTCTCAACTGATGGCTGATACAAGTTCAAGGACTGATGTCTCAACTGATGGCGACACAGATCCTAGAGATCTGGGG TCTGATAGAGGGCAAACGATGCTTGCGGTTGCTTCTGATTCCAGTGGATCAAAGGATAAGTTAGATCAGAAG ACTCTGCGTAGGCTTGCTCAAAATCGAGAGGCAGCAAGGAAAAGCAGACTGAGGAAGAAG GCTTATGTTCAGCAGCTGGAGAACAGCCGGTTGAAGCTGACTCAACTTGAACAGGAGCTGCAACGAGCAAGGCAACAG GGGGTTTTCATCTCAAGCTCAGGAGACCAAGCCCATTCTACTGGTGGAAATG GGGCTTTGGCATTTGACGCCGAACATTCAAGATGGCTTGAAGAAAAGAACAGGCAAATGAACGAGCTGAGATCTGCTCTGAACGCTCACGCAGGCGATGCTGAGCTCCTGATAATTGTGGACGGAGTGATGACTCACTACGAGGAGCTTTTCAGGATCAAGAGCAACGCAGCCAAGAATGATGTCTTCCACTTACTCTCCGGAATGTGGAAAACACCAGCCGAGAGATGTTTCTTGTGGCTTGGCGGGTTTCGTTCATCCGAACTTCTCAAG CTTCTTGCGAATCAGCTGGAGCCAATGACGGAGCGACAGGTAATGGGCTTAAATAGCTTGCAGCAGACGTCTCAGCAGGCTGAGGATGCGTTGTCTCAAGGGATGGAGAGTTTACAGCAGTCGTTAGCTGATACTTTATCTAGTGGAACTCTTGGTTCAAGTTCATCTGATAATGTTGCGAGCTATATGGGTCAGATGGCAATGGCGATGGGGCAGTTAGGTACATTGGAAGGATTCATCCGACAGGCTGATAACTTGAGGCTGCAAACACTGCAACAGATGATTAGAGTGTTGACAACGCGCCAGTCAGCTCGTGCTCTTCTTGCTATACATGATTATACGTCTCGACTACGTGCTCTTAGCTCCTTGTGGCTTGCCCGGCCAAGAGAGTGA
- the LOC103845648 gene encoding NADH dehydrogenase [ubiquinone] 1 alpha subcomplex subunit 6 codes for MAAPFTLRKIGVPPNSANLTEARRRVFDFFRAACRSIPTIMDIYNLQDVVAPSQLRFSISAQIRNNAHVTDPKVIDLLLFKGMEELTDIVDHAKQRHHIIGQYVVGEGLVQNTGSKDQGKSDFLKNFYTSNYF; via the exons ATGGCGGCACCATTCACGTTGAGGAAGATCGGAGTTCCGCCGAACTCAGCGAACCTGACGGAAGCTCGCCGCCGCGTGTTCGATTTCTTCAGAGCTGCGTGTAGATCCATCCCCACCATCATGGACATTTACAATCTCCAAGACGTCGTCGCGCCTTCTCAGCTCCGTTTCTCAATCTCTGCTCAGATTCGGAACAACGCTCACGTCACCGACCCTAAG GTGATTGATCTTCTTCTATTCAAGGGAATGGAAGAGCTGACTGACATAGTTGATCACGCAAAGCAGCGTCACCACATCATCGGTCAGTACGTGGTGGGCGAAGGGCTTGTGCAGAACACGGGAAGCAAGGATCAAGGGAAGTCTGATTTTCTCAAGAATTTCTACACCAGCAACTACTTTTGA